The genomic stretch AAGCTTGATGGGAGGTCTTCACCATACCACCACGCAAGAAAGTTGCTGACGACCCGGGAGTTCCCGAGGACGTGGACTATGAGGATTTTGAACGCGAACCCGCCGAGGGTGAACCGGCCGAAACCGGTGAATTAGGCGACGAAGGTGTGACTGGCATCGATGTCACAGACCTTCCAGGCGTGGGTCCCGCGATTGGCAAGCGATTGGCTGAAGCTGGTTACAAGAGTGTCGAAGCCATCGCTGTCGCATCACCAAGCGAACTGGCAGCTGCAGGTGCCATAGGCGAGTCAACCGCGACAAAGATCATCAAGGCTGCCAGAGAGATGCTGGACATTGGCTTCGAGACTGCTGATATGTTCCTTGAACGACGTCGCAACGCAGGGCGAATAACCACTGGGTCGAAAGCCCTGGACGACATGTTTGGGGGCGGCATCGAGACCCAGAGCATCATTGAGATGTATGGTCAGTTCAAGTCCGGAAAGACACAGCTTGCGCATCAGCTTGCCGTGAACGTGCAACTGCCTCCAGAGAGAGGAGGACTTGGCGGCACCGCGATATACGTCGACACCGAAGGGACCTTCCGGCCCGAACGGCTTGTAGACATGGCAGAGCCTCTTGGTCTGAATCCGGCAACGGTTCTCAAGAACGTCGTCTGGGCACGCGCGTACAACTCAGACCATCAGATTCTCCTGTGCGAGCAGGCCATGGAGATGGCCCCGGAGAGAAACGCAAAGCTCCTGATAGTAGACTCGGTGACAGGCCATTTCAGAGCGGAGTACACAGGACGAGGAACACTGGCTCCAAGACAGCAGAAGCTCAACAAGCACCTCCATCACCTTCAGCGAGGTGCAGAGATAAACAACATGGCAGTCTATATCACGAACCAAGTGATGGCGAAACCCGATGCATTCTTCGGAGACCCTACAGCACCTGTTGGTGGACATGTCCTGGCTCATGTACCTCAGACCCGGTGTTATCTGAGGAAGGCCAAAGGTGACACACGAATCTGTCGTCTGGTCGACTCACCTAGTCTTCCCGAAGGAGAGGCAGTCTTTCTCGTCACGAAGGGCGGCATACGGGATGTCTAGTCGGAACACGTCTGCGCAGTCGAGACCGTGACGGAGCAGTTCCGACTGACACGATACGGGGAATGTACATCACGGTTCAGGTGAAGTCAGCTGCTCCTATGACCGAGAGAACGTTATCGTACCATCTCTCGAGACTCTGAGGGTCTGCCGGGTATTGAGCATAGAGCTTGATCATCTTATTCATCAGATGAGACGCTTTTTGTAGTTTCATCAGTAGTCCTATGCGCCCTGCTCCACGCTTTGCCCTTGCGAGCTTCTCAACGATTCCCAGCGATATCCCCTCTCCCCGGTTTGCAGCCATCAGGTCTTCTGGCTCCAAGATTCTCTTCCGGAAGCCGTAGTCCATGTCGTCATCCGACACTTGCTGAAGCAGCCTCCTGAATACCTCAAGCGATGCCAGCCGCTTTCCAAAGGCCGTCAGATACCTGAGGTTGTAGTGCCAGAGTCCCCTTGCTGATACATCCTTTCGTGCGATTGCCTCCTTGGCAACCTCACCAAGAACAGTGGCTGCTCTCATGCCTGGCCCCAGTCCTCCACCATGGATTGGATTGACTTGAAGGGCAGCATCTCCAACAAACATGACGCCATCGGCTACCAGACTCTTCAGAGGCCTACGAACGGGTACTGCTCCTCC from Candidatus Thorarchaeota archaeon encodes the following:
- the radA gene encoding DNA repair and recombination protein RadA, with protein sequence MDYEDFEREPAEGEPAETGELGDEGVTGIDVTDLPGVGPAIGKRLAEAGYKSVEAIAVASPSELAAAGAIGESTATKIIKAAREMLDIGFETADMFLERRRNAGRITTGSKALDDMFGGGIETQSIIEMYGQFKSGKTQLAHQLAVNVQLPPERGGLGGTAIYVDTEGTFRPERLVDMAEPLGLNPATVLKNVVWARAYNSDHQILLCEQAMEMAPERNAKLLIVDSVTGHFRAEYTGRGTLAPRQQKLNKHLHHLQRGAEINNMAVYITNQVMAKPDAFFGDPTAPVGGHVLAHVPQTRCYLRKAKGDTRICRLVDSPSLPEGEAVFLVTKGGIRDV